The Paeniglutamicibacter sulfureus genome includes a region encoding these proteins:
- the secY gene encoding preprotein translocase subunit SecY, whose amino-acid sequence MFAAIARVFRTPDLRRKLLFTLAIIAIYRMGVYIPAPGVDYSNVQQCLAAGNTTGGLYQFVNLFSGGALLQVSIFAMGIMPYITASIIVQLLRVVIPRFEELHKEGQSGQAVLTQYTRYLTIALGLLQATTLVSLARSGMLFPSCQLPIVPDDSLWIIVLMIFTLTAGTGLIMWMGELATERGVGNGMSLLIFVSIASGFPSAMGAIATSQGWGVFIGVILIGVAVIGLVVFVEQSQRRIPVQYAKRMIGRRTVGGTSTYIPIKVNMAGVIPVIFASSMLALPTMLVSFNTRADGTLPDWALWVQTNFSGSSPLYMVAYTLLTIGFTYFYVAITFNPTEVADNMKQYGGFIPGIRAGRPTAEYLEYVLSRITFPGAIYLAFVALIPLIAFVLINADQNFPFGGTSILIMVGVGLETVKQINAQMQQRHYEGLLR is encoded by the coding sequence TTGTTCGCCGCCATTGCCCGGGTATTCCGGACGCCTGACCTGCGACGCAAGTTGTTGTTCACGCTCGCCATTATCGCGATTTACCGCATGGGTGTCTATATCCCTGCTCCCGGCGTGGACTACTCGAACGTGCAGCAGTGCCTTGCCGCGGGTAACACCACCGGCGGGCTGTACCAGTTCGTGAACCTGTTCAGCGGCGGCGCCCTGCTCCAGGTCTCCATCTTCGCCATGGGCATCATGCCGTACATCACGGCCTCGATCATCGTCCAGCTGTTGCGCGTGGTGATTCCGCGCTTCGAGGAGCTGCACAAGGAAGGCCAGTCCGGACAGGCCGTCCTGACCCAGTACACCCGTTACCTGACGATCGCGTTGGGCCTGTTGCAGGCCACCACGCTGGTCTCGCTGGCCCGCAGCGGCATGCTCTTCCCCTCCTGCCAACTGCCGATCGTCCCGGATGACAGCTTGTGGATCATCGTGCTGATGATCTTCACGCTGACCGCCGGCACCGGCCTGATCATGTGGATGGGCGAGCTGGCCACCGAGCGCGGCGTCGGCAACGGCATGTCCCTGCTGATCTTCGTCTCCATCGCCTCGGGCTTCCCCTCCGCCATGGGCGCCATCGCCACCTCGCAGGGCTGGGGCGTCTTCATTGGCGTCATCCTCATCGGCGTCGCCGTGATCGGCCTGGTCGTCTTCGTGGAGCAATCCCAGCGCCGCATCCCGGTCCAGTACGCCAAGCGCATGATCGGGCGCCGCACCGTGGGTGGCACCTCCACCTACATCCCCATCAAGGTCAACATGGCCGGCGTCATCCCGGTGATCTTCGCATCCTCGATGCTGGCGCTGCCGACCATGCTGGTCTCGTTCAACACACGGGCCGACGGCACGCTGCCGGACTGGGCGCTGTGGGTGCAGACGAACTTCTCCGGCTCGTCCCCGCTCTACATGGTCGCCTATACGTTGCTGACCATCGGCTTCACCTACTTCTACGTTGCGATCACGTTCAACCCGACCGAGGTTGCCGACAACATGAAGCAGTACGGCGGATTCATCCCGGGCATCCGCGCAGGACGCCCCACGGCCGAGTACCTCGAGTACGTGCTCAGCCGCATCACCTTCCCCGGTGCCATTTACCTGGCATTCGTGGCCCTGATTCCGTTGATTGCCTTCGTGCTCATCAACGCCGATCAGAACTTCCCATTTGGCGGCACCTCGATCCTCATCATGGTTGGTGTGGGTCTCGAGACCGTCAAGCAAATCAACGCACAAATGCAGCAGCGACACTACGAAGGACTTCTGCGATGA
- the rplO gene encoding 50S ribosomal protein L15, with amino-acid sequence MAEKENALKVHHLRPAEGSKKAKTRVGRGEGSKGKTAGRGMKGTKARYQVKAGFAGGQLPLHMRLPKLRGFKNPFRVEYQVVNLDKISELFPEGGEVTVEALIAKGAVRKNEPVKVLGSGELTVKVDVKVNAFSSSAAEKIAAAGGSAVEL; translated from the coding sequence ATGGCTGAAAAAGAAAACGCACTGAAGGTACACCACCTGCGTCCGGCCGAAGGCTCCAAGAAGGCCAAGACCCGTGTGGGTCGTGGTGAAGGATCCAAGGGTAAGACCGCGGGTCGCGGTATGAAGGGCACCAAGGCGCGCTACCAGGTCAAGGCCGGCTTCGCCGGTGGCCAGTTGCCGCTGCACATGCGCCTTCCGAAGCTTCGCGGCTTCAAGAACCCGTTCCGCGTCGAGTACCAGGTTGTTAACCTGGACAAGATCTCGGAGCTGTTCCCCGAAGGTGGCGAAGTCACCGTTGAGGCACTGATCGCGAAGGGCGCCGTTCGCAAGAACGAGCCCGTCAAGGTCCTTGGCTCGGGCGAACTGACCGTCAAGGTCGACGTGAAGGTCAACGCCTTCTCGTCCTCCGCAGCGGAAAAGATCGCCGCAGCCGGCGGCTCTGCAGTAGAGCTCTAA
- the rpmD gene encoding 50S ribosomal protein L30, whose translation MAKNFVPSDANLAITQIRSIIGVKQNQRDTLRSLGLKRIGHTVFRTADAVTVGMINTVPHLVKVEEAK comes from the coding sequence GTGGCGAAGAATTTTGTCCCTAGCGACGCAAATCTGGCAATCACCCAGATCAGGTCCATCATTGGTGTAAAGCAGAACCAGCGCGATACCCTTCGCTCGCTTGGCTTGAAGCGCATCGGACACACCGTGTTCCGTACCGCTGATGCAGTGACCGTTGGCATGATCAACACGGTTCCGCACCTCGTAAAGGTTGAGGAGGCGAAGTAA